The window TCTGACAGACGAATGCCTGTCGCATCCAGGGACTTTCTTCCGACATCAATCCCGAAATCGCTTAAGACGCTGGATTCCCGCTTTCACGGGAATGACGGCAAAGACTCAGAACGGCAGCTTCATCCCCGGCGGCAGCGGCATGCCGGCGGTGGCCGCGGCCATCTTTTCCTGCGAGGCGGCGTTGATCTTGTTGACCGCGTCGTTGAACGCGGCGGCGATCAGATCCTCGGCCATCTCCGGGTCGGCCAGCGCGGCCGGGTCGATGCGCACCTTGCGGCAGTCCATGCGGCCGCCCAGGGTCACGCTGACCATGCCGCCGCCGGCGTTGCCGGTCATTTCCAGCGCCGCCACCTCGTCCTGCGCGCGCTGCATGTTTTCCTGCATCTTCTGCGCCTGCTGCATCAGTTGGGCGATGTTTCCACGCATGTCGTTCTTCCGTAGTCGCGATGGTTTGGGAGTGAATCAGGAGCGGTCGAGCGGGCGGATCGAATCCGGCACGATCTGCGCGCCGTGCGCCTGCACCAGCCGCTGGATGGCGGGATCGGCGGCGAAGCCGCTCTCGGCATCCGACTGGCGGGCGTCGCGCTCGCG is drawn from Thermomonas brevis and contains these coding sequences:
- a CDS encoding YbaB/EbfC family nucleoid-associated protein, encoding MRGNIAQLMQQAQKMQENMQRAQDEVAALEMTGNAGGGMVSVTLGGRMDCRKVRIDPAALADPEMAEDLIAAAFNDAVNKINAASQEKMAAATAGMPLPPGMKLPF